From one Rosa rugosa chromosome 4, drRosRugo1.1, whole genome shotgun sequence genomic stretch:
- the LOC133743368 gene encoding pentatricopeptide repeat-containing protein At1g10270 produces the protein MSLYRLLLRSLRRPTTTPQPITQSQSLTSLTSLTLQNPISNPQSLTTTRSFAYSTAEEAAAERRRRKRRLRIEPPLDALRRGSGPPPPRDPNAPRLPDSTSALVGPRLNLHNRVQSLIRAGDLDAASAVARHSVFSNTRPTVFTCNAIIAAMYRGKRYNDAIALFHFFFNQSNIVPNIVSYNNLINTHCDEGRVDVGLEIYRHIIATAPFSPSPVTYRHLTKGLIDAGRIGDAVDLLREMLNKGHGADSLVFNNLIKGFLDLENLDKANELFDELKERCLVYDGVVNATFIDWFFNKGKEKEAMDSYRYLLDRQFRMIPATCNVLLEVLLKHGKKKEAWALFEQMLDNHTPPNFQAVNSETFNIMVNECFKLGKFGEAFDTFKKVGTNVKSKPFSMDVAGYNNIIARYCENGMLSEADQLFTELSSKSLTPDVTTHKTLIDAYLNVERIDDALKIFNRMVDVGLRVVASFGNRVFTELIKNGKALDCAKFLKKMGEKDPKPDASCYDVVIRGLCNEGELDPSLDLLTEMVRYGIGVPPALKQFVYEAFEKAGRGGQIERTLTETRYTPPPRMAPPRQFPPIRSPQMAGPQESPSGTSQMAGLDHLSSAASQMAGPYQPSSGPAQGSGSHQSPSQSGTSQTMEHVTVA, from the coding sequence ATGTCGCTGTACCGCCTGCTCCTCCGCTCTCTCCGCCGCCCAACCACCACCCCACAACCCATAACCCAATCCCAATCCCTAACCTCCCTAACCTCCCTCACCCTCCAAAACCCCATCTCCAATCCTCAATCTCTCACCACCACCCGCTCCTTCGCCTATTCCACCGCCGAAGAAGCCGCCGCCGAGCGCCGCCGCCGCAAGCGCCGCCTCCGCATAGAGCCCCCGCTCGACGCGCTCCGTCGCGGCTCCGGCCCGCCGCCTCCGCGCGACCCCAACGCGCCCCGCCTCCCCGACTCGACCTCCGCCCTCGTCGGCCCTCGCCTCAACCTCCACAACCGCGTCCAGTCCCTCATACGCGCCGGCGACCTCGACGCCGCCTCAGCTGTGGCGCGTCACTCCGTCTTCTCCAACACGCGCCCCACCGTCTTCACCTGCAACGCCATCATCGCCGCCATGTACCGCGGCAAGAGGTACAATGACGCTATTGCcctcttccacttctttttcaACCAGTCCAACATTGTTCCCAACATTGTATCTTATAATAATTTGATTAACACTCACTGTGATGAGGGCCGTGTCGATGTGGGTCTTGAGATTTACCGGCATATCATTGCAACTGCCCCTTTTAGTCCCTCGCCGGTGACGTACCGGCATTTGACTAAAGGGTTGATTGATGCCGGTAGGATAGGTGACGCTGTGGACTTGTTGAGGGAGATGTTGAATAAGGGGCATGGTGCTGATTCTTTGGTTTTCAATAACTTGATTAAAGGGTTCTTGGATTTGGAGAATTTGGACAAGGCCAATGAGCTTTTCGACGAGCTTAAGGAGAGGTGTTTGGTGTATGATGGGGTTGTCAATGCCACCTTTATAGATTGGTTCTTCAATAAGGGGAAAGAGAAGGAGGCCATGGATTCATACAGGTACTTGCTTGATAGGCAGTTTAGGATGATCCCAGCTACCTGCAATGTTCTCTTGGAAGTGTTGCTTAAGCATGGCAAGAAGAAGGAGGCATGGGCTTTGTTTGAACAAATGCTGGATAATCACACACCGCCCAATTTCCAGGCAGTTAATTCCGAGACTTTTAATATAATGGTCAATGAGTGTTTTAAGCTTGGGAAGTTTGGTGAGGCGTttgacaccttcaagaaggtggGAACAAATGTGAAGTCAAAGCCTTTTTCCATGGACGTTGCGGGGTATAATAATATCATTGCTAGGTATTGTGAGAATGGGATGTTATCGGAGGCTGATCAACTATTTACAGAATTGTCGTCAAAGTCGCTGACCCCAGACGTAACAACACATAAGACTCTGATTGATGCATATTTGAATGTAGAGAGGATAGATGATGCTCTTAAGATATTTAACAGAATGGTGGATGTTGGGTTGCGAGTGGTTGCTAGTTTTGGTAACAGGGTGTTTACTGAGTTGATTAAGAATGGGAAAGCACTGGACTGTGCAAAATTTTTGAAGAAAATGGGAGAGAAAGATCCTAAACCAGATGCCAGTTGCTATGATGTTGTGATCAGGGGGCTTTGCAATGAAGGTGAACTTGACCCAAGCCTTGATTTACTGACAGAAATGGTGAGATATGGCATTGGTGTTCCTCCTGCACTGAAGCAATTCGTATACGAGGCTTTTGAAAAAGCTGGGCGTGGCGGACAGATTGAGAGAACATTAACTGAGACTAGGTACACACCACCTCCTAGAATGGCACCACCACGTCAGTTCCCGCCCATAAGATCACCTCAAATGGCAGGACCACAGGAATCACCATCAGGAACCTCTCAGATGGCAGGACTGGATCACCTATCATCAGCTGCCTCTCAAATGGCTGGACCATATCAGCCATCATCTGGACCTGCTCAAGGGTCTGGATCACACCAATCCCCATCACAATCAGGGACCTCTCAAACGATGGAACATGTAACAGTTGCTTGA